Within the Hypericibacter adhaerens genome, the region ATGAATCGCTGGGCTCGGCCTGGCTCTCGCGCTTCTTCGGCCCCGACGTGACCGAACCGGTGCGCCTCCATGTCGAAGCCAAGCGCTATCTCTGCGTCGCCGAGCCCGGCTATTTCGAGCGGCTGTCGGAGGCCTCGATCCTGTCGCTCAAGCTGCAGGGCGGGCCGCATGACGCGGAGGAGGCGAAGGCCTTCGCCGCCGAACCCTATGCGCAGGCCGCGGTCAAGCTGCGCCATTGGGACGAAGAGGCCAAGGTGGTGGGCATGAAGACCCCCGCCCTGGCGCATTTCGCGCCCCTGATCCGGGCGTCGCTCCGCGCGGGGTGAGGCGAGGCGGGTGAATGAGTGATGGAATCCCCTCTCCCCCTTGTGTACAGACCGGGGACATCGAGGACAGGTGTTCGGGGACATCGAGGACACCCTGATCCGACTGAGGTCGGAGAAGGGGAACCTGGATGCCTTGGGGGTCTGCCTTGGATCGTCGATTGGAGTTTGTCCGTCTGGCGCAAGCGCCGGGGTGCAATTTCAGCGAGCTGTGCCGTCGCTTTGGCGTAAGCCGGTCGAACGGCGACAAGTGGCTGAGGCGCTTCGAGGCGGAGGGACCGCCTGGGCTCCAGGAGCGTTCGCGCCGGCCGCGGTCGAGCCCTGGCCGGACGCCGGGCGAGCTGGAGGCCGAGGTGCTGGCGGTGCGCGCGGAGCACCCGGCGTGGGGTGGGCGGAAGATCCGCAAGGTGCTGCAGCGCCAGGGCTGGGACGCGCCGGCCGCCTCGACGGTGACGGCGATCTTGCGCCGGCACGGCAAGCTGGATGGGCCTGGCGCCGGCGAGGCCAGGGACTGGGTGCGCTTCGAGCACGAAGCGCCCAACGATCTCTGGCAGATGGACTTCAAGGGCCACTTCGCCTTGAGGACCGGTCGCTGCCACCCGCTCACCGTGCTGGACGACCACTCCCGCTATGCGCTGGCGATCGGCGCCTGCGGCGACGAACGAGAGACGACCGTGCGCGAGCGTCTCACCGAGGTGTTCCGCCGCTACGGCCTGCCGCTGCGCCTGCTGGCCGACAACGGTGCACCCTGGGGCACAGCAGGCCCGGAGCGCCACACCCGGCTCACCGTCTGGCTCATGGATCTGGGCGTGGGCGTCTGCCATGGCCGGCCCTACCACCCTCAGACCCAGGGCAAGGACGAGCGCTTCCACCGCACGCTGAAGGCCGAACTGCTGGACAGATGGCCGCTCCAGGACCTGGCCGGCGCCCAGGCCGCCTTCGACCACTGGCGCGAGGTCTACAACGCCAAGCGCCCGCACGAGGCCCTCGGCCTGGAACCCCCGGCCTCCCGCTACCGGATGAGCCCCCGGCCCATGCCCGAGCGGATCGACCCGCCCCAATACGAGCCCCAGGCCCAGGTCCGCAAGGTGCACGACACCGGCTGGATCAGCTTCAAGGGCCGTCAGATCAACTGCTCGAAGGCCTTCGTCGGTCGGCGCCTGGCGTTGCGCGCTACCATCACCGATGGCGTCTTCGATCTCTGCTACCGAAGCCACAGGCTGGCGCAGGTCGACCTGCGCCAGCACATCTCTCATGCTGTCCTCGATGTCCCCGAACGGGTGTCCGCGATGTCTCCAGTCTGAACAAGGGGGAGGGCAGGGAGGGGGATGACTCGGTCTGCGATCTCGTCGGAGTACGAAGCAGCCGACACCGAGCAGCCCCCTCCCCAACCCTCCCCCTGAACGGGGGAGGGGACAGCAAATCGTCAATTCACGCCACCTTCTGGCAGGCGGCGCATTGGCCTTCGATCTCGACCGTCGAGCGTGTCGCCGCGAAGCCCTGCTTGCGGGCGCCGGCATCGATGGCGCTGGCGATGGCGCGGTCGGTGAGCTCGGCGACGCTGCCGCAAGCCCGGCAGATCAGGAACTGGTAGCT harbors:
- a CDS encoding phosphonate degradation HD-domain oxygenase, which codes for MTADELLTQIQAAFDRRGRETYGEGVNQTDHALQAGWLAEQAGAPPSLVVAALLHDVGHLIHDLPEDIAEQGIDTEHESLGSAWLSRFFGPDVTEPVRLHVEAKRYLCVAEPGYFERLSEASILSLKLQGGPHDAEEAKAFAAEPYAQAAVKLRHWDEEAKVVGMKTPALAHFAPLIRASLRAG
- a CDS encoding IS481 family transposase, producing MPWGSALDRRLEFVRLAQAPGCNFSELCRRFGVSRSNGDKWLRRFEAEGPPGLQERSRRPRSSPGRTPGELEAEVLAVRAEHPAWGGRKIRKVLQRQGWDAPAASTVTAILRRHGKLDGPGAGEARDWVRFEHEAPNDLWQMDFKGHFALRTGRCHPLTVLDDHSRYALAIGACGDERETTVRERLTEVFRRYGLPLRLLADNGAPWGTAGPERHTRLTVWLMDLGVGVCHGRPYHPQTQGKDERFHRTLKAELLDRWPLQDLAGAQAAFDHWREVYNAKRPHEALGLEPPASRYRMSPRPMPERIDPPQYEPQAQVRKVHDTGWISFKGRQINCSKAFVGRRLALRATITDGVFDLCYRSHRLAQVDLRQHISHAVLDVPERVSAMSPV